The following coding sequences are from one Bacillota bacterium window:
- the rsgA gene encoding ribosome small subunit-dependent GTPase A, with protein MAPIDLYDIGLSEQYVQEARMHSLGLHLARVSVQHKSLYKVLTECGEIIAEVSGKMLYAVTDSSDYPAVGDWVLVDRQSNNTGNAIIHHILSRKSSFERKAAGPGLDRQIVAANIDTVFVCMSLNNNFNLRRLERYLSVTWDSGATPVVVLTKADLCNDVTTKLTETKRIAIGVDVVLTSSIGQEGYTAIKPYLGRGKTVAFVGSSGVGKSTMINSLMGEEVLATRDVRGDDKGRHTTSYRQLLVLPTGGIVIDTPGMRELQIASADLSKSFADIEEIAQKCRYLDCKHIHEPECAVREAVENGTLSRERFGSYQKLQRELEYEGLNSRQRENAKIKRMFGGKGQMKKQLDYVKNKNGNFRDRS; from the coding sequence ATGGCCCCAATAGATTTATACGACATTGGTTTGTCAGAGCAGTATGTTCAGGAAGCGAGAATGCATTCTCTCGGGTTGCATCTCGCCCGTGTTTCTGTACAGCATAAGAGTCTATATAAGGTTCTAACTGAGTGTGGGGAAATAATTGCTGAGGTCTCCGGCAAGATGCTCTATGCCGTCACCGATTCCAGTGACTATCCAGCTGTTGGTGATTGGGTCTTAGTGGATCGGCAAAGTAATAACACGGGCAATGCAATAATTCATCACATACTCAGCCGTAAAAGCAGTTTCGAACGAAAGGCCGCCGGCCCGGGCCTTGACAGACAGATCGTAGCGGCTAACATAGATACGGTTTTTGTTTGCATGTCCCTAAACAACAACTTCAATCTGCGGCGGCTTGAACGCTATCTATCCGTTACCTGGGATAGTGGAGCAACTCCTGTGGTGGTGCTTACTAAAGCTGATTTATGCAATGATGTTACAACCAAACTGACAGAAACTAAGAGGATCGCTATCGGGGTGGATGTTGTGCTAACATCAAGCATTGGTCAAGAAGGTTATACAGCAATAAAGCCATACCTGGGCAGGGGTAAGACGGTGGCGTTTGTTGGCTCATCGGGTGTAGGCAAATCAACCATGATCAATAGCCTCATGGGCGAAGAAGTGCTTGCTACAAGGGACGTACGTGGGGATGACAAGGGTAGACACACTACGTCCTATCGGCAACTGTTAGTTCTTCCGACCGGCGGGATAGTAATAGACACACCTGGCATGAGAGAACTACAAATAGCAAGTGCTGACCTCTCAAAGTCCTTCGCTGATATCGAAGAGATAGCCCAGAAATGCCGCTACCTAGACTGCAAGCACATACACGAGCCCGAATGCGCTGTACGTGAAGCGGTGGAGAATGGCACTCTGTCCAGGGAACGTTTTGGAAGTTACCAAAAGCTTCAGAGAGAATTGGAATACGAAGGACTCAATTCAAGGCAACGCGAGAACGCCAAAATCAAGCGGATGTTCGGTGGCAAAGGTCAAATGAAAAAGCAACTTGACTATGTGAAAAACAAAAACGGTAATTTTCGCGACCGATCATGA
- a CDS encoding helix-turn-helix domain-containing protein gives MLENINSNRWISLQEVCEYVGVKRHTVMRWIKYRSMPASKVGKLWRFKTADIDEWVRNGGASGEREVME, from the coding sequence ATGCTTGAAAATATAAACAGTAATAGGTGGATTTCCCTGCAGGAGGTCTGCGAATATGTCGGCGTGAAACGCCATACCGTCATGCGCTGGATTAAATATCGCAGTATGCCTGCCTCCAAAGTTGGCAAGCTCTGGCGTTTCAAGACGGCAGACATTGACGAATGGGTCAGAAACGGCGGAGCCTCCGGTGAGCGGGAGGTGATGGAATGA